The following nucleotide sequence is from Juglans microcarpa x Juglans regia isolate MS1-56 chromosome 6D, Jm3101_v1.0, whole genome shotgun sequence.
TATTAGGATGAAGCTACAAGACGGGGATTTGGCCCAGAGAGGCAAGGCAAAAGGCCTAGGCAGTTAATGACATGTTCAGTTCTATGATTTATAgcttaataagttattttgttaAGCACATaagatttgattaattttaataagtaTTTCCGCGGACTTTTTTTTAGGTTTgaagtattttaataaagaataactttatttattttatgagatCTTTTGTACCCGGCGTTtccttaaaaggaaaatttttattgttaagGTAAGTAGTATACCGGTCCCTTAGATCACTAAAAACAATGGCATTACTCTTAATCCTAGATGAGCGGGGTGTTAAGAAagcttcttcttattctttccttcttcctttagaaagaacataaagaaaaatataattctttCTTTCCAATATGTGTCTCTCTAGTCCCAACATTTAGGTTGTAGAATGTGTAAGTGCTTTCATAATATTTACTATGTAACACACTTCACCATCGATGAGAATGAATTTGGacaaacaacaatattgaaAAAATCAGTGAAACAACAACACCCGATCCAATATTTGACGCTAGAGATAACATCACTTCTACTATGTGCTTTGATCTAAAAATTCTATCGAGCATAGAAAAAATAGTCTGAACAGGTTACCCATAgagaaattaaaatgatatatattacttaaacaACTAATATAATACATAGTtgttagaaaaatataagagagaTTTGATACATAATGAGAAGATAGAGATGGGGAAAGAGGGAGTGTGTGAGAACATGAACAATGTCACATCACTCTTTCCCAAGCAATTACGGAAATACTTATATCtattttgttttcacaaataaaataagataagttataattaaagttaaaagttgaataaaatattgtttaaatatatttttttaatattatttttattttgaaatttgaaaaggttgaattgtttattttattttatataaaaattttaaaaaaattataataattaaataaaatgagatgagaagattttgaaaagttataataattaccATACCAAGTTCAATTCAAAGCGTGAAGTCTATTAAAAATTCAAGGCCTACCCATGAATTTAGAATGTTTACCCATTCAAGCTAAATTGGTAAACATTCTAAATTTGGAACCGTAAGCATAAAAAAGTCGACAAAATATTATTGCGTCCGTACATCCAACTTACTCTCAATAAATGATGCAATCGGAGCATTCAAAAGTCAAAAGTATTGTTTGCGTCCGGTTGGTTCGGCTCACCATGTCCGGTTGGTTGCTTAGCCTCGTCAAGACGTTTTTATTGTTACGAGAAATGCTAGATCAGTTATGAATTAtgtaaatgttatatatttattttgaaaaataatagaatttatcattaaaaaaataatttttttatttgaatcttatatttattcaattttattaaaaagaatatatagtacttatacattctatgactataaatatcatttctttattattaaaactgatatcaaaattctaatttttgaCACCTTTTTCGTattagaaggaagaagaaaaatgaaagataaaaacaaaacataagttAAGTgaagacaaagaagaagaaaaggaaggatACACGTCCGGCTTGATTCTCCTTTCCTCTATCCTAATCTCTCGGATGaacaaaagtcaaaatcaaaatataagtATTAGGTCTGCACGTAAATCTTACACAAAATTTTACATGttgatgtattttaatataatacattagatttattttacaataataatagattatataaataaatatttttaggtcccgtttggatagtgaaatgagatgaaatagttttacataaaaattaaaagttgaataaaatattattatgatattattttttaatattattattattttagaatttgaaaaaaatgaattgtctattatattttgtgtaaaaatttaaaaaaactgtaataatgaaataaaataagataaaatcaaattatttctatatccaaacataGCGGTAACCGGACTAAACATGTTTCAAGAGGCAACAAGTTCGGGCGATTACTTCCAAGCCAAAACATGCATGAAAAGATAGCCACAATGTAGAAAATGCAATCTTTTTGCACATgggattcttttcttttttgagaaaaatatagttttattgcTCAACAGgcaaattatatcattttttcaaaattattaaataatgttAATTTGAATTACTTTAAAGTAGAGTGAAATTCTTACAAATTTGGATATTTGCTCGTTTTACCGTCAACGTCACTTTATTGTGATTGCACCACTACATTATTTAAGAGGTTATTAGAGTTTCTTAAAATAGTTCAACACTTTAAGATCAAGAATTGATCAAGAGGGTTGCTCTAGAAAATTTTAGAGAGATATGAGAACTTTTATTTTGTACATTTACTTTTTCCACCCTCTTATAATTAATgtatataaaattcttatttatagaattttttaataggtGATCAATTAACTTTCTTGAAGTTAAGTGTTAGTGGTAATGAGTTAATTAACTAAACTTTCTCACCTATGTACACAATATAGATTCATGGGAATGTTTTCCATTGTTCGTTTGGATGATTAAAGTATCTCATCTGTATCTCATTTGGATTGTATAATCTTAGACTTTTATCTAtccaaatattatattttatttctaaattttaaaaaatccacttaaataaatagtataacATTGATAGTGAATAGTTTAAAACAGTAAATGAATAGTACAACTTGACGTAAACAGTACGTAAATAATGTAAAATCTTAATAATTTAGGTACTCTATAAATATCGTGAGAcctatatctttttttaattttaaaagttaaaattatttcatttcatctcatcatctaaatatatatatatttttttacaaactattttattttatcttaacttaaaaaatcttatgattatttatatatcatcttatctaatctcaaCTGCATATCCAAAAAACCGGACTAGAAGatattgctttttttgttttttcaaatccatTGAGCTAGATTCGGATCCTGAAATGAAGGGCAAATGCGGGTTTTGACAAAGGAGTGGGTAGTCTGCTTGAATAGATATACGAAGGTAATTTAGTCCAAAGGATAATTTATATGCTTACGCAATAAATGGTCTAAggataatttaaaatttatatctaatatttacTTTATGCATTATTAATTGACTAGAAAACAAGCGGCGTTGGGTTAGTCCACGTGGAGGTGCCACGTGGCAATCGGTGTGCTGAAATGTTTTTCTTACACCGTTGGACGTATATTTGTTGCCAAATTTAAGAGATTTGCGTTGTTTAGATacttatatcattttatttaattattaattttttttaaatttttaaataagatataataaataatttaatttttttaaattttaaaataaaaattatattaaaaaattatattataataatattttatttaattttcaactctaatctcaactcaattaaatttactatccaaacctcttATAAAAAGTCTGATTTGGATAgtaatatacttttattttatttcatcttatcttaatatcTATACGccgtaaatataaatattttttaattttaaatttttaaattttatatataattatcatttaatcattataatttttataaatttataaataaaatattaaaaataatataattttttcaaatcttaaaataaaaataatattataattttataatagtgttattcaacttttttttatatcatttgtcaaaatctcataaatatcttaattcaaactttagtattattcataaaatattttattattattaacggATCATTTTATCAGCTTATCTCCCTCTCTAAACCAGGAAATTTGATATATAAACCTTGgtacaagttttttttaattacttgagGTACAAATATTAGTTAAcaccaaaaaattataatctaataaaaaattaatattatatataattataaatagtacACTTTAGTACgtgacataattttttaataaaaaaaaattagaactaGGGTGATCGGAGGGTCAAAAACGATCCTTATCACGTTCGTCATCCTAACCTCACGCTGCTTCTTGATAATCTTGTATCACAGGTTAATAATCTCCGTCCGATTACGGGGATTCGGTCGGAATCTCAAACGATAATCATGACGGCTGTGACTCTTCGTGAAACCGAGATTCTTTGGTCTACCGAATCGCTAGAAGCCACGtgtattgtaattatttaaatgtattcTGTTTGGACTGACAAACAAAcgaacaaacaaaacaaaggcaGTAAAGTCACTTCCGCGAAGTTATCACACACACgcattctctcttctctttctgCTATACTTTTCTCTCGCCGTCGATTCACCGGAACCCTAATTAGATCCGCCGGGCTCTCAAGACTCCCGTATGTACACAGTATCCTGCGACTGCGGGTTTCGATTTGATAGCGTTTTGCGGTGTCCTCTAGTTGAGTGTGTTGAAAGCCTGACCCTAGGGATTTTAATGGTATATATTGTTTAtagcatttatttttgtttgtagcAGTAGATGAACGTACGATTGAGGAGCAGTTGAGAGATCAAACGGGCCGGATTTCGTCACCGGATGGAGGGAGGTAGCGTCTCTAGACTTACTTGTTCTGGTACTGTTCATTTCCTACATTTCTTTAAGTGATAGGGTTTTTTTGTATGTATAATAGAGCAAAGATGTTACCTGGTTTGCTTTCAAATGGTGAGTCGCTTTCAAACATACTCGTAGTTTATTTTATCTGTTGTTTGAATCGGTACGTACTTTGCACGAAAGAGTAATGTTTACTGGGAAGTCTTCAAAATTGATTGGGAAAGTAGTTAATGCTTGTATTCTTTTGGGTAGTGTTCAGGTTGTATGTCAGTATATGTGCTTGTATAAGTGGTTTGTGAAAGGGGTTTTACTGTGTTTTAGTTGTGTTGGTAGATTAATACACTTTTCACCATTTAATAGAGAAGGATACgagtttaccgataaaaaaaaaatagagaaggatACGAGTTTGTTTTGGTATTCAAGGATATAATAAACAGAAAGTTCTATCCTTTTTGTATGCACATTAAACTTTAGCAGTAATATAACTGCCCTTCAGTTTATAGGTTTGCTTGTATGTGTATTACAATATTAACTGGGATGCTATTTGGCTAGCTTTCTATGGGTCTGTTTTCTCATATTTGATGAACGAGTTGCACAACTGAAGTATGTCTCTTCCTTGTAACAAGTAGATGCTAGATACATTGAGTTATTGCTGATTATACTTTTAAAAGTAAGTTTTCTACTGTGTTTTCATGGGGGTACACTTATTAGGTTTGAGTATGTCATCTCCAACTCATTGGTAAATTGGAGTTCTATACTTCTACGTCACTTAAGTGCATTCCAGATGGATATTCTCTTTTAGAGCAGTTTATGGTTTACTTTTCTTTGGTTCAACCTGTTTAAACTTTATGTCCTTGGCTTCTATGAAAAAGCACCTTATAGTTTGGATTAAATTGACATATTTTGGTGAACCAATCTAGTGATTGCATGTCATCCTAGTTGCGCACAATATTTATTCATCCTCTACCCTAGACACAACCAATCCTTTTTCCTTCTATTGGTACTATTAGCACACATACTTTTTGCTTGTGTTACATTTTTTGATGGAGCGTTTGAGGGTCAAGAATGAAGAACCCTAGATGCATCCAatcctttttccttttattggTACTATTTGCATGCACACACCCTTTATCCCTTTGTTACATTTCGGATGGAGTGTTTAAGGGTCAAGAATGAAGAAATGTTGATCATGACTTGCCATCACTTGATTGGTTTATTAAACATGTAAATTAATTCAACATTAGGGGCCATTGAAATGTGAGAATTCCTTGATATGCACTTGAGGGAAATTTCTTCACTGAGAGCATGTGCAGccccgggattagttgggactttaTTCTCAAACAcctagtgccaataaaaaaatatcaaaattagcATTATGTTGACCGAGATTATGCTTTGTGTTCTTATGGATGTAGCCATTTGGTGCTCCCTTTCCTATGTCTTTGGTATGCATGGAAAGGTCCTACACTCTTTTAACATGTGCGATATCATTATtttgatttctattttattttctattataagCTTCCAAAACATTTAATGATTAGAGGAAATTACCTTTGCTTGTAACCAATTAATTCCTATGAATAAGGTGTAGAAAGGTGTgtgtttaaatttttggtaTGTATTGCTATGCATGCCATGAAAATTTTTTCcgaaaacaaattttatttatagtttatttctttgtattttgattatggatccttttttgttttcctcacCTCTAAGATGCCCgatgatatattttgtgtaCTTGCGTTGGTTTCTTTTTGGCGCTTTTTAATGGAGTTTCTTAGCAAAGCAACATAAgttttatactttattttagtttttttattagagTGTAGCCCTCAACCCTGATTCTATATTTGAAATTCCTATAATTTATTTCTCCAAATACATCACATTAGACACACacggatcatcttccacacaactgCAATTTGTGGGCTGCCGTATTACTCTCTCTAATTTGCAAAGAGGTCTACTATCCTTTGGGGAATCTAGACATAACCCAAGCCCAACTCACctcgacaaaaaaaaaaatctctccaCAAGGCACTAGCAACCTCGCAATGGAGTATAAGGTGGCATACAAAATTTTCGCTCTTTCTGCACATACCTGTCACAGTCATATTACATTTTAAGTTATCTATGATGAGGATTCTCCTAAGGAGGCTGTCCAAGCAAAGAAGTGGCTCTCCTAGAACTGCAGTCCGTCAAATACTTTTCAAAGGAAGGAGTTATTATCCTGAGGTTTAAGGACACCATAGAAAGATCTAACAGTGAATTGCCCATTCTTCGAAGGGTCACACTGCACACATCTTATCTACACCTCCAAGGCCAGCAGAGTGCAAAAACTCTGTGAAGATATCAACCTTCCATCCATGTGTAGCTCTGATAAAAACTAACATTCCACTAAGGGGAGGAACACGAGAACTCTAATAGATCAGCCACTGAAGCCTTCCGTGCACGAGCAATACTATAAACCTCTACAAAAGCTTCCTCAAGGCCCTATCACCACACCGTAAGTCATTCAGAGAAGATGAACGATTGTTTCAAGTCATACTAGACTTGAGGTGGGACCTGTGGGTGATGGCTATAGAACTAGATTTGTAATCCACTATGGCTTTCCACGAGGCATCTCTCTCATGTTAGGATCACTACAGCCATTTCCCTACTAGGGATTGATTTAACAAACGCAagtttcaaacttctaaacctataaaaaagtttcaaacttCTGAACTCCCGAAAAAATCAGTGTGCACACCTTGGCCCAGTTTTGCATCAATTATTATGGAACTTAAGTAGGGGATTGATTTAACAAACGCAagtttcaaacttctaaacctataaaaaaagtttcaaacttCTGAACTCCCGAAAAAATCAGTGTGCACACCTTGGCCCAGTTTTGCATCAATTATTATGGAACTTAAGTAGCTTATCATGCATTTGAACATCTGGTGCCTACATACACATAAAGGATTAACTTCAATACGCTGTTTACAAATGGTTTTCTTTGATCTGCCATTCTCATGATGAGtattccattttaattttataaaagtaactgGTTTTAGGTGCATGCCTGTAATTGATTGACAGTGCCAAGTATGAAATGGAAATTTGGATTGACCTAGCAGTATCTACTCtatattaagttttaaaatagaACTCTTAAGTCAGAAATGAAATTGATAAAGAGGGTTCCATTTACTAATAGAATTGAGCAAAGTTGTTTCTTCTGAGTTTCACAATTACCTAAAGTTGGCTACTCTATTCATTTGTCCTTTGAGCCCTATAAGCACCTCTTTTTACCCTCTATGTTATTGCTTATTATATACTCAATTTGGTCAAGAGACAGAGAATATTCTTGTGATTATGATTATCATTGTTATTATTGATGTCCtaattacctatcaaaaaattattgatgTCCTAATTGTTAATGTTATGCTATAGTTGTAGTTGTCATGAGTATCGTTACGATCATTCCTACTTCGAGGAATTTTGTGAAATGAAGTTTAATGTTTATGCATAATTGGCTATGAATTTGGTTGTGAGTTCAGTTATTGGGACCAAGTCGGTTTTGGGATGTTCTATTTGCATTTTATTGGTGTGAACCATTGGTTAGAGCAATGGTGTTacctataaataaaaattggttAGAGCAATGGTGTTATTGCTTTTCCCCAATTTGAGGGTCATCTTTGTCTCTGTCTCAAAGGTGGTACTCTGAAAGCACTACCACTCAATTGCTGCTGGTTCTTGCTAGATATCATTGATAGTTCCTCACTATAATGTATGTTGATTAATTTGGGGTCTCATTTTGACTCAATTGTAGAATGTGGCTTATGCCTTCCAATGCTTGTATCATATATTAAATTCAGCATTGGGACATAGTTTTAGTTTGATCTTCTAATATGTGCCTGTCACTTTATCAAATATGTCAAGATGATGTCTATCTTGGGGAAAATGAGTGGAGACCGTTGTTCTACTTCATATGTACTGTGCACTGTTTTGTCTCTAATTTGGTTTTACATTTATGTAACCCCTCATCGCTTCAACACTTTGGGCTTGCTTTTGTGGCTTGTAAATAAGTATTCCTTCAGTTACTGGTTGGACATCCTCCCTTGATGAAGTTAGTGTTAGAGTCTAGTGGTTGATATAACCTAAAGGGAGCAGAGGAAAGGGGGTTTTCCCTTCAGTTTTGTTCAAATAGTCTGCAAACGACAATGTTTGAATTTCGGGAAGATACTTTACGAAAATTTAAGCATGGTGACAAGGCTTTTTATGTATTCTAAATGTGGTCATTTTACTGTGTAGCAGggatattcataaaatttttcagaTCATCTGTATAATATATGCACTGTAGTCTCTGTCTCTATTTCtatctctctccccctctcttaCCTTTTCTTTGTGGTAGGGATACACCCATGGATTATGATGATAATGATTTTCAAAGCCAGAATCTGCATTTAGCTGGTGAAGGAAGCACCAAATTTCCACCGGTTTTACAGCCATATGCTCTACCCAAGTTTGATTTTGATGACAGCCTTCAGGGGCATTTAAGGTTTGATAGTCTGGTTGAAACAGAGGTTTTTCTTTGTATCGAAAGTAACGAAAATAACCACTGGATTGAAGATTTCTCTCGGGGGAGTAGTGGGATAGAGTTCAATTCAACTGCAACAGAATCTTGCTCTATAGCAAGGCACAACAATGTTTGGTCTGAGGCCACTTCCTCAGAATCTGTTGAAATGCTATTAAAATCAGTTGGCCAGGAAGAAATTATTCCCAGACAACCTATTGTTAAGGAGTCAGATGCATGTGATGAACTCGGTCTCTTAGCAAAGCAGATGGAGCCTAGTCCAGTTCATGATGATAAAACTGTCCCCCAAAAAGGGGATATTACAGATTTACAGTCTACGTTACTGCAGGATGAGATTCATGAAAACTTTTCTGGGTTAAAAGGGGATGTTCTAGTGGAGCAGCCTCATGTTGAAGATACTTTACTATCTCGTGAAGATGAGTTTTCAGTGGGTGGAACATCAGGTGAGCGGAATCAAAATGATGTAAGTGTAAAGAGTGGTGTGCCTGTGATTGAGGGAAGTCTATTGGCTGTTGGTAAATCTGATGTTAGAAATAGAAGGGATGTTGATGCTTTGGCTGATGAACATCTGGTTGACAAAACACATAAAGATTCTTCCGCTTTAGTGATGCAAGTTGGTAGTGTGGTTACGTATGCACAGAATATCATTACAAGTGGTGATGAGGTGAGAAATGAAGATCTTCAACATCAAATACATGAGCTTAGCGATATGGATTCAAATGGACTGCAAGCAGGAAATGGCGGGAGAGAGGAGGAATTTCATGTTTTAAGCAAAGAGGCTGAAATGGCTGATCGAAATTTGGATGAAGATGCAGTTGAAAGTGGTACTTCCCATGTAGAAAGTCATCTTGGCTCAACATCAAAGGTAGAATCTGTGCAAGAAGGAAATGGAATTGGAAATTGCATCAGTAATGTGGACGAGCCTTTTAGTATGGTAGACAAGAGTGATTCCAACTTGCACATGGTGGAACAATGCTCAGAGGATGTAATGTCCAGAATTCCGAATGAGGCCAGTAAATGTGATATGGTTCTGTTTAAAGACACCAATGTTTGTGATCCCTCTAAAGTAAATACACATGATGTCTTGCCGGTGGCCCTCAAAGATGATACTAGTAACGAGGCATATGTGGTACAAGTTGGCAATCCTAAAGTGTTACTAACATATGGACAAGAAAAGGCTACTGAAAAGGATGTTGTTTTGTTAGAAGGTAGCCAACATTTAGATGGTGAGGTCTTGGTGAGTAAAAGTGATGGTACTTCTTCATCCATGGAGGACGATAAAGTTTCTGAAGTTGAAGGTAATGAAAACAGTAATAGTCATGGGGTGGAAATTCTAGTCTGACTTTGGTGTGCCCTTCGGCTGATTTGCTTGAGGAAACACATGGGACTGAATCTCTGAAAGAAGTTGATGATGTTTTTGGAGTTTCCAAGGAAAATCCGATTGCTGAAGAACATGTTTCGTCTTCCAGTCGGCATGAATCCAGTCAAACATGTGAAGAAGATAACATTTTTGGGGAGGGTGGTGTTCCTAAATGTGATATAGATGCTTCGATTAGGAAAACGGTTG
It contains:
- the LOC121235018 gene encoding uncharacterized protein LOC121235018, whose translation is MDYDDNDFQSQNLHLAGEGSTKFPPVLQPYALPKFDFDDSLQGHLRFDSLVETEVFLCIESNENNHWIEDFSRGSSGIEFNSTATESCSIARHNNVWSEATSSESVEMLLKSVGQEEIIPRQPIVKESDACDELGLLAKQMEPSPVHDDKTVPQKGDITDLQSTLLQDEIHENFSGLKGDVLVEQPHVEDTLLSREDEFSVGGTSGERNQNDVSVKSGVPVIEGSLLAVGKSDVRNRRDVDALADEHLVDKTHKDSSALVMQVGSVVTYAQNIITSGDEVRNEDLQHQIHELSDMDSNGLQAGNGGREEEFHVLSKEAEMADRNLDEDAVESGTSHVESHLGSTSKVESVQEGNGIGNCISNVDEPFSMVDKSDSNLHMVEQCSEDVMSRIPNEASKCDMVLFKDTNVCDPSKVNTHDVLPVALKDDTSNEAYVVQVGNPKVLLTYGQEKATEKDVVLLEGSQHLDGEVLVSKSDGTSSSMEDDKVSEVEGNENSNSHGVEILV